The following coding sequences lie in one Takifugu rubripes chromosome 8, fTakRub1.2, whole genome shotgun sequence genomic window:
- the ap1s1 gene encoding AP-1 complex subunit sigma-1A isoform X2 encodes MRFMLLFSRQGKLRLQKWYTATAERDKKKMVRELMQIVLARKPKMCSFLEWKDLKIVYKRYASLYFCCAIEEQDNELITLEVIHRFVELLDKYFGSVCELDIIFNFEKAYFILDEFLMGGEIQDTSKKSVLKAIEQADLLQEEDESPRSVLEEMGLA; translated from the exons ATGCGTTTCATGCTGCTGTTCAGCCGCCAGGGAAAGCTGCGGCTACAGAAATGGTACACGGCCACAGCGGAGCGAGACAAGAAGAAGATGGTGAGGGAGCTCATGCAGATCGTGCTCGCCCGCAAACCAAAGATGTGCAGCTTCCTTGAGTGGAAGGATCTAAAGATTGTTtataaaag gtatGCCAGCCTGTACTTCTGCTGTGCTATTGAAGAACAGGACAATGAGCTAATCACTCTGGAGGTCATCCACCGCTTTGTAGAGCTTCTGGATAAATACTTTGGCAGC GTGTGCGAGCTAGACATCATCTTCAACTTTGAAAAGGCCTACTTCATTTTAGACGAATTCCTGATGGGAGGAGAGATTCAGGACACGTCTAAGAAGAGCGTCTTGAAGGCCATTGAACAAGCAGATCTCCTGCAGGAG GAGGACGAATCGCCCAGGAGCGTGTTGGAGGAGATGGGCCTGGCATAG
- the ap1s1 gene encoding AP-1 complex subunit sigma-1A isoform X1: MMRFMLLFSRQGKLRLQKWYTATAERDKKKMVRELMQIVLARKPKMCSFLEWKDLKIVYKRYASLYFCCAIEEQDNELITLEVIHRFVELLDKYFGSVCELDIIFNFEKAYFILDEFLMGGEIQDTSKKSVLKAIEQADLLQEEDESPRSVLEEMGLA; encoded by the exons ATGCGTTTCATGCTGCTGTTCAGCCGCCAGGGAAAGCTGCGGCTACAGAAATGGTACACGGCCACAGCGGAGCGAGACAAGAAGAAGATGGTGAGGGAGCTCATGCAGATCGTGCTCGCCCGCAAACCAAAGATGTGCAGCTTCCTTGAGTGGAAGGATCTAAAGATTGTTtataaaag gtatGCCAGCCTGTACTTCTGCTGTGCTATTGAAGAACAGGACAATGAGCTAATCACTCTGGAGGTCATCCACCGCTTTGTAGAGCTTCTGGATAAATACTTTGGCAGC GTGTGCGAGCTAGACATCATCTTCAACTTTGAAAAGGCCTACTTCATTTTAGACGAATTCCTGATGGGAGGAGAGATTCAGGACACGTCTAAGAAGAGCGTCTTGAAGGCCATTGAACAAGCAGATCTCCTGCAGGAG GAGGACGAATCGCCCAGGAGCGTGTTGGAGGAGATGGGCCTGGCATAG